The following are from one region of the Corylus avellana chromosome ca1, CavTom2PMs-1.0 genome:
- the LOC132167906 gene encoding DNA-directed RNA polymerase V subunit 7-like, giving the protein MFLKVKLPWNVTIPAENLDAEGLMLQTSIVIRLLGDFAARKASKDLGYYLAVTTLESIGEGRVKQLTGDVIFPVVFSALTFNLYRGEIAEGVVHRVLKLGVFLRCGPIEKIYLAHLKMPGYCFEGGESPLFRDKQSKIENNVVVRFIVIGTMWMEAEREFQALASLEGDYLGPIS; this is encoded by the coding sequence atgtttcTCAAAGTAAAGTTGCCCTGGAATGTCACAATCCCTGCTGAAAACCTGGATGCAGAAGGATTGATGCTTCAAACATCAATCGTTATTCGCCTGTTGGGTGACTTTGCTGCCAGAAAGGCTTCTAAGGATCTTGGATATTATCTTGCTGTCACAACTCTGGAGAGCATAGGAGAGGGGAGAGTCAAACAGCTAACGGGAGATGTTATCTTCCCAGTTGTGTTTAGCGCCCTCACATTCAATCTGTACAGAGGAGAGATTGCAGAGGGGGTTGTCCACAGGGTACTCAAGCTCGGGGTCTTTTTGAGATGTGGGCCAATCGAAAAAATTTATCTTGCTCATTTGAAAATGCCAGGTTACTGCTTCGAGGGTGGGGAGAGTCCATTGTTCCGGGACAAGCAGTCGAAGATCGAAAATAATGTCGTCGTCCGTTTCATTGTGATTGGAACAATGTGGATGGAGGCAGAAAGGGAATTTCAAGCACTGGCCAGTTTGGAGGGTGATTATCTAGGACCAATTTCGTAG
- the LOC132162378 gene encoding probable ribosome-binding factor A, chloroplastic, with translation MPHLLFNAQYPPLTPPLSHHRRPPFRTQNPTAWIHSARPIGLPSLQPTVGSTIRCMANPRRVKMVAKQIQRELSDMLLTDKVLQYAILPEASLGADRYLSSLTTISDVEVSGDLQVVKVYVSVFGDERGKELAIAGLKAKAKYVRSELGRRMKLRLTPEIRFIEDESIERGSRVIAILDKLKNEKKTKDSQDEEQFNSPDVSQEDGDWEGDDPDEDIIYVN, from the exons ATGCCACACCTGCTCTTCAACGCCCAGTATCCACCACTCACGCCACCCTTATCCCATCACCGCCGTCCACCGTTTCGCACCCAGAATCCAACGGCATGGATTCACTCAGCAAGGCCCATAGGCCTGCCTTCTTTGCAGCCCACAGTTGGCTCTACGATACGGTGCATGGCGAACCCGCGGAGAGTGAAGATGGTGGCCAAGCAGATACAAAGAGAGCTCTCCGACATGCTCCTCACTGACAAGGTCTTGCAGTACGCTATTCTCCCTGAAGCTTCTTTGGGAGCCGACCGGTACCTCTCTTCCCTCACCACCATTAGTGATGTTGAAGTCTCAGGTGATTTGCAG GTGGTTAAAGTGTATGTATCTGTATTCGGTGATGAAAGAGGGAAGGAGCTTGCCATTGCTGGTTTGAAGGCAAAAGCTAAGTATGTCCGAAGTGAGTTGGGGAGACGTATGAAGTTGCGGCTAACTCCTGAGATAAGATTTATAGAAGATGAGTCAATAGAGAGAGGAAGCAGG GTAATTGCAATATTGGACAAgttaaagaatgagaaaaagaCCAAAGACAGCCAAGATGAAGAGCAATTTAATTCAcctgatgtgtctcaagaggacGGAGACTGGGAAGGTGATGACCCTGATGAAGACATTATTTACGTAAACTAG
- the LOC132167907 gene encoding indole-3-acetic acid-induced protein ARG7-like encodes MSPGKSNHIRRIVRIRQMVQRWRKKARVSASRAPSDVPAGHVAVCVGASCKRFIVRATHLNHPIFKRLLVKAEEEYGFANQGPLAIPCDESFFEEVLRVVSSNSARFSTLEDFQSRCHVDIRSRLDLLGESWPLLHTTSEKSIC; translated from the coding sequence ATGTCACCGGGAAAATCCAATCACATCCGCCGCATTGTCAGGATCCGACAGATGGTCCAGCGGTGGCGTAAGAAGGCCCGCGTATCCGCCTCGCGCGCGCCGTCCGATGTTCCCGCCGGACACGTGGCGGTATGCGTGGGAGCCAGCTGCAAGAGGTTCATCGTGCGAGCGACGCACCTGAACCACCCCATCTTCAAGCGGCTCCTCGTAAAAGCCGAAGAGGAGTACGGGTTCGCGAACCAGGGCCCGCTGGCGATCCCGTGCGACGAGTCGTTTTTCGAGGAGGTCCTACGAGTCGTTTCGAGCAACTCCGCCCGGTTCTCGACTCTCGAAGATTTCCAGAGTCGCTGCCACGTGGACATCCGGAGCCGTCTCGACCTTCTGGGTGAGTCCTGGCCGTTGCTTCACACGACTTCTGAGAAATCGATCTGCTGA
- the LOC132167904 gene encoding pentatricopeptide repeat-containing protein At2g13600-like: MTDQSYFHSTRSLDSITGFLNHCSQSKNLGAIKKLHARLLRTGLLFISLNFHTKLIVLYTTCHRKNNLQTLTNFFRFMNPRNPLHFNAILSEFSRNGLALNALKTFSFMQINGVPIDSYTLCSSLTASSSIRNVRVGKQVHALVAKSGWSSSVFVGSALVDLYAKSLVIDDAEVMFDEIPVKNTVCANALLSGYGEAKMWLEGLDLVRKMPVMNLDYDHFTMSAILRACAGLSAFEFGMQVHAYLIRTVYDVGKDVFLQSSLIEMYGKCGLVGKAWQVFNLAGIGKGGGCQRDVVLWTSMLGIYGRNGHSKEVIRLYQEMLKEGIKPDEVAFVTVLSACGHTGQVNLGVEFFESMTRDFALDPGPEHYGCLIDLLCRAGQLERAWKLVNEMLCKGDGSCSVSMWGALLSACKDCGNIELGKLAAQKALDLDPQNVGVYVMLSNLYAKFGMWDEIEQLRELMKERGLKKDVGCSWIEVT; encoded by the coding sequence ATGACCGACCAATCCTACTTCCACAGCACCAGAAGCTTAGATTCTATCACTGGCTTCTTAAACCATTGTTCTCAAAGCAAGAATCTTGGAGCCATTAAGAAGCTGCACGCTCGCCTACTTAGAACAGGCTTGCTCTTTATCTCCCTCAATTTTCACACTAAACTCATCGTTTTATACACCACATGCCATCGCAAAAACAACCTTCAAACCTTGACCAATTTCTTCAGGTTCATGAACCCCAGAAACCCACTACATTTTAATGCAATTTTATCTGAGTTTAGTCGAAATGGGTTGGCACTTAATGCACTAAAAACCTTTTCTTTCATGCAAATTAATGGAGTACCTATAGACTCGTACACTTTGTGTAGCTCTTTAACAGCTTCGTCGTCTATCAGAAATGTTAGAGTTGGTAAGCAGGTACATGCCCTTGTGGCCAAATCAGGCTGGTCATCCAGTGTTTTTGTGGGAAGCGCTCTAGTTGATTTGTATGCGAAGTCGTTGGTTATCGATGATGCAGAAGTGATGTTTGATGAAATTCCTGTAAAAAACACGGTGTGTGCTAATGCACTCTTATCAGGTTATGGTGAGGCTAAGATGTGGCTTGAGGGACTTGACCTGGTTCGCAAGATGCCTGTGATGAATTTGGATTATGATCACTTCACAATGTCAGCAATATTACGTGCATGTGCTGGGCTATCTGCATTTGAATTTGGGATGCAGGTGCATGCTTATTTGATTCGGACAGTATATGATGTGGGAAAGGATGTGTTTCTGCAGAGTTCATTGATTGAAATGTATGGCAAGTGTGGCCTAGTGGGGAAGGCGTGGCAAGTCTTTAATTTGGCAGGAATTGGAAAAGGAGGAGGGTGTCAAAGGGATGTTGTTTTATGGACTTCAATGCTTGGAATTTATGGAAGAAATGGACACTCTAAAGAAGTTATTAGATTATACCAAGAGATgttaaaggaagggattaagcCAGATGAGGTCGCATTTGTGACAGTCCTTTCTGCTTGTGGTCACACTGGCCAAGTGAACCTTGGGGTCGAGTTTTTTGAATCCATGACTCGTGACTTCGCGTTGGACCCTGGCCCAGAGCACTACGGTTGTCTGATTGACTTGCTTTGCAGGGCTGGTCAGTTGGAAAGGGCATGGAAGCTGGTGAATGAGATGCTCTGTAAAGGAGATGGCAGCTGCAGTGTTTCCATGTGGGGGGCTTTACTTAGTGCCTGCAAGGATTGCGGAAATATAGAGTTGGGTAAGTTGGCTGCTCAAAAGGCACTTGACTTGGATCCTCAGAATGTTGGGGTTTATGTTATGTTATCAAATTTATATGCTAAGTTTGGTATGTGGGATGAGATTGAGCAGTTGAGGGAGTTGATGAAGGAGAGAGGGTTAAAGAAAGACGTTGGATGTAGTTGGATTGAGGTCACATAA
- the LOC132167905 gene encoding transcription initiation factor TFIID subunit 14b-like isoform X2, which yields MTSSSSSKKLVPDQPEISGSTTKSLRTKMIKSEDSEKRILNKKLKDVEISLPIVYGNISFWLGKKASEYQSHKWTVYVRGASNEDLGVVVKRAVFQLHSSFNNPTRVLESPPFEVSEAGWGEFEIAITLYFHSDVCDKPLNLYHHLKLYPEDESGPMSTKKPVVVESYDEVVFPEPSEGFLARVQNHPAVTLPRLPAGFTLPPPVEDAIRKKRGDTKDHPLSQWFMNFSEADELLQLAAARQQVQAHIAKLRRQISVVDGPHQQQLKSLSDQ from the exons ATGACAAGCAGTTCGTCTTCGAAAAAGCTCGTTCCAGATCAGCCAGAGATAAGTGGGTCCACAACCAAATCACTGCGCACCAAAATGATCAAATCCGAAGACAGTGAAAAGAGG atttTGAATAAGAAACTCAAGGATGTTGAGATAAGCCTTCCCATTGTGTATGGTAACATCTCATTCTGGCTTGGTAAAAAGGCAAGCGA GTACCAGTCGCATAAGTGGACTGTGTATGTTCGCGGGGCATCGAATGAGGATCTGGGAGTGGTGGTAAAACGCGCTGTTTTTCAGCTACATTCCAGTTTCAATAATCCCACAAGGGTTTTGGAGTCGCCACCTTTCGAGGTATCGGAAGCTGGATGGGGTGAATTTGAGATTGCTATTACACTTTATTTCCATAGCGATGTTTGTGACAAGCCATTGAACTT ATATCATCATTTGAAGTTGTACCCAGAAGATGAATCTGGTCCCATGTCCACTAAGAAGCCCGTTGTTGTGGAATCCTATGATGAGGTTGTGTTCCCTGAGCCTTCAGAGGGCTTTTTAGCTCGTGTGCAGAATCATCCAGCTGTAACCTTGCCCAGATTACCTGCTGGCTTTACTTTGCCTCCTCCTG TTGAGGATGCAATTAGAAAGAAGCGAGGTGACACTAAAGATCACCCCCTAAGTCAATGGTTCATGAATTTCTCAGAAGCAGATGAGTTATTACAACTTGCTGCAGCTCGTCAACAG GTTCAAGCTCATATTGCTAAACTCAGGCGACAAATTAGTGTGGTTGATGGGCCGCATCAACAACAGTTGAAATCTCTCTCTGACCAGTGA
- the LOC132167908 gene encoding protein SMALL AUXIN UP-REGULATED RNA 12-like, whose protein sequence is MAIRKSNKLPQTAVLKQILKRCSSLGKKHDYDEDGLPLDVPKGHFAVYVGEKRSRYIVPISFLTHPEFQCLLRQAEEEFGFDHDMGLTIPCEEVVFQSLTSMLR, encoded by the coding sequence ATGGCCAtcagaaaatcaaacaaactcCCTCAAACCGCAGTTCTCAAGCAAATCCTCAAAAGATGCTCGAGCTTGGGAAAGAAGCACGACTACGACGAGGATGGGCTTCCCCTGGACGTCCCAAAGGGTCATTTTGCAGTCTATGTCGGTGAAAAGAGAAGTAGGTACATCGTCCCGATTTCCTTCTTGACTCACCCCGAGTTCCAATGCCTCCTCCGCCAAGCCGAGGAAGAATTTGGGTTCGATCACGACATGGGTCTCACCATTCCCTGTGAAGAAGTCGTCTTCCAGTCCCTAACCTCCATGCTCAGATGA
- the LOC132167905 gene encoding transcription initiation factor TFIID subunit 14b-like isoform X1, which yields MTSSSSSKKLVPDQPEISGSTTKSLRTKMIKSEDSEKRILNKKLKDVEISLPIVYGNISFWLGKKASEYQSHKWTVYVRGASNEDLGVVVKRAVFQLHSSFNNPTRVLESPPFEVSEAGWGEFEIAITLYFHSDVCDKPLNLYHHLKLYPEDESGPMSTKKPVVVESYDEVVFPEPSEGFLARVQNHPAVTLPRLPAGFTLPPPVPVEDAIRKKRGDTKDHPLSQWFMNFSEADELLQLAAARQQVQAHIAKLRRQISVVDGPHQQQLKSLSDQ from the exons ATGACAAGCAGTTCGTCTTCGAAAAAGCTCGTTCCAGATCAGCCAGAGATAAGTGGGTCCACAACCAAATCACTGCGCACCAAAATGATCAAATCCGAAGACAGTGAAAAGAGG atttTGAATAAGAAACTCAAGGATGTTGAGATAAGCCTTCCCATTGTGTATGGTAACATCTCATTCTGGCTTGGTAAAAAGGCAAGCGA GTACCAGTCGCATAAGTGGACTGTGTATGTTCGCGGGGCATCGAATGAGGATCTGGGAGTGGTGGTAAAACGCGCTGTTTTTCAGCTACATTCCAGTTTCAATAATCCCACAAGGGTTTTGGAGTCGCCACCTTTCGAGGTATCGGAAGCTGGATGGGGTGAATTTGAGATTGCTATTACACTTTATTTCCATAGCGATGTTTGTGACAAGCCATTGAACTT ATATCATCATTTGAAGTTGTACCCAGAAGATGAATCTGGTCCCATGTCCACTAAGAAGCCCGTTGTTGTGGAATCCTATGATGAGGTTGTGTTCCCTGAGCCTTCAGAGGGCTTTTTAGCTCGTGTGCAGAATCATCCAGCTGTAACCTTGCCCAGATTACCTGCTGGCTTTACTTTGCCTCCTCCTG TACCAGTTGAGGATGCAATTAGAAAGAAGCGAGGTGACACTAAAGATCACCCCCTAAGTCAATGGTTCATGAATTTCTCAGAAGCAGATGAGTTATTACAACTTGCTGCAGCTCGTCAACAG GTTCAAGCTCATATTGCTAAACTCAGGCGACAAATTAGTGTGGTTGATGGGCCGCATCAACAACAGTTGAAATCTCTCTCTGACCAGTGA
- the LOC132167905 gene encoding transcription initiation factor TFIID subunit 14b-like isoform X3 has translation MTSSSSSKKLVPDQPEISGSTTKSLRTKMIKSEDSEKRSHKWTVYVRGASNEDLGVVVKRAVFQLHSSFNNPTRVLESPPFEVSEAGWGEFEIAITLYFHSDVCDKPLNLYHHLKLYPEDESGPMSTKKPVVVESYDEVVFPEPSEGFLARVQNHPAVTLPRLPAGFTLPPPVPVEDAIRKKRGDTKDHPLSQWFMNFSEADELLQLAAARQQVQAHIAKLRRQISVVDGPHQQQLKSLSDQ, from the exons ATGACAAGCAGTTCGTCTTCGAAAAAGCTCGTTCCAGATCAGCCAGAGATAAGTGGGTCCACAACCAAATCACTGCGCACCAAAATGATCAAATCCGAAGACAGTGAAAAGAGG TCGCATAAGTGGACTGTGTATGTTCGCGGGGCATCGAATGAGGATCTGGGAGTGGTGGTAAAACGCGCTGTTTTTCAGCTACATTCCAGTTTCAATAATCCCACAAGGGTTTTGGAGTCGCCACCTTTCGAGGTATCGGAAGCTGGATGGGGTGAATTTGAGATTGCTATTACACTTTATTTCCATAGCGATGTTTGTGACAAGCCATTGAACTT ATATCATCATTTGAAGTTGTACCCAGAAGATGAATCTGGTCCCATGTCCACTAAGAAGCCCGTTGTTGTGGAATCCTATGATGAGGTTGTGTTCCCTGAGCCTTCAGAGGGCTTTTTAGCTCGTGTGCAGAATCATCCAGCTGTAACCTTGCCCAGATTACCTGCTGGCTTTACTTTGCCTCCTCCTG TACCAGTTGAGGATGCAATTAGAAAGAAGCGAGGTGACACTAAAGATCACCCCCTAAGTCAATGGTTCATGAATTTCTCAGAAGCAGATGAGTTATTACAACTTGCTGCAGCTCGTCAACAG GTTCAAGCTCATATTGCTAAACTCAGGCGACAAATTAGTGTGGTTGATGGGCCGCATCAACAACAGTTGAAATCTCTCTCTGACCAGTGA